A window of Candidatus Cloacimonadota bacterium contains these coding sequences:
- the mazG gene encoding nucleoside triphosphate pyrophosphohydrolase → MSKFQSLVEIVASLRDPERGCPWDFKQTRESLVPNFIEELYEVVEAIEDKDYTALREELGDLMLHIVFQAQIASEEGNFDIEDVMSAICDKLVRRHPHVFGDVQVEDAESVKMNWERIKKKEKKERKSVLDGIPRSLPALIQAQRIQEKAASVGFDWPELKQVMAKIEEEYEELHEALAAEDRAAIEEELGDYIFSIVNLARKLGIDAEAALKATTRKFYRRFRHVEAQYSEDEIHEASLEELDFHWESAKTH, encoded by the coding sequence ATGAGTAAATTTCAAAGTCTGGTTGAGATAGTTGCCTCTCTTAGGGATCCGGAAAGGGGATGTCCTTGGGATTTCAAGCAAACTCGGGAATCCCTTGTTCCAAACTTCATTGAGGAGCTATATGAAGTAGTGGAGGCTATAGAAGACAAAGATTACACTGCCTTGAGGGAAGAACTGGGTGATTTGATGCTGCATATTGTGTTTCAAGCACAGATAGCCAGCGAAGAAGGAAACTTTGATATTGAAGATGTAATGAGCGCTATTTGCGATAAACTTGTACGCCGGCATCCCCATGTATTTGGTGATGTACAGGTAGAGGATGCAGAAAGTGTAAAGATGAATTGGGAGCGCATCAAGAAGAAAGAAAAGAAAGAGCGAAAAAGCGTTTTGGACGGTATCCCTCGCTCACTTCCTGCACTTATTCAAGCTCAACGGATACAAGAAAAAGCGGCATCTGTAGGGTTCGACTGGCCAGAACTGAAGCAGGTGATGGCGAAGATTGAGGAAGAATACGAAGAATTGCATGAAGCTCTTGCCGCAGAAGACCGGGCAGCAATAGAAGAAGAACTGGGAGATTATATATTTAGTATAGTTAATCTTGCACGCAAGCTGGGAATTGATGCCGAAGCTGCTTTGAAGGCTACAACCCGCAAATTCTACCGGCGATTTCGTCATGTAGAAGCGCAATACAGCGAGGATGAAATCCATGAAGCAAGTCTTGAGGAACTCGATTTCCACTGGGAATCAGCAAAAACGCACTAA